From a single Erpetoichthys calabaricus chromosome 1, fErpCal1.3, whole genome shotgun sequence genomic region:
- the LOC114651903 gene encoding zinc finger and BTB domain-containing protein 22-like → MEADTFELQVEFPHYCASLLSQLNKHRLGGQFCDIIIRSHDGATFHAHTAVLAAASRYFHDQFLLLRRPGHAGTDGELQMILPEAVTASVFERMLESAYTGNLRIALENSGTGNSSSLSASSITTKLTAYLTAASFLQMWHVVDRCNELLQKSGGSTASTDSVVSASANSEASISHTSGAIFRPLSNRSSENQSPSSSTNTNIQVGHCSSWENVLEQRTDTLGKQGRTPPKDSTSSTSFQNLASEAKTDIRHIKIEPSEEEEEFKMGDCSIISDASCSPRLTLSTPLSQTSSSNTPSAPVLEELMELSVVSESISQTVNNSRLQKPDSQRTAQTGIFMESASHPLPRSDSGSFAEIPAVDSQGFSSQKQTCLINGHHQNNHLESSTGFSVTPGSVSQTSISTGGAHGLPEELTCGGMDAINKPNANVHHFPEFFTSSNSTPGFLSQSGSIPAGQIDSRSPGETLSTSNSNCPPPSSVPSLLHAQVDRISRFGKRIFGCLCGKRFPDRGRRDRHVLLKLSARPFGCSQCNKSFKLKHHLTEHMIVHMDRPLHACDGCGKKFKMFECFQRHTENCQHRVKQPD, encoded by the coding sequence ATGGAGGCAGATACGTTTGAGCTGCAGGTGGAATTTCCTCACTACTGTGCTTCTCTGCTTTCTCAGTTAAACAAACACCGGTTGGGAGGCCAGTTCTGTGACATCATCATACGCTCACATGATGGAGCCACATTCCATGCACACACGGCTGTCCTGGCTGCTGCTTCTCGCTACTTCCACGATCAGTTTTTGCTTCTTCGACGACCAGGACATGCTGGGACAGATGGGGAGTTGCAGATGATCCTTCCAGAGGCAGTGACAGCAAGTGTCTTTGAGAGAATGCTGGAGAGTGCCTACACTGGCAACCTTAGGATAGCACTGGAGAACAGTGGCACAGGGAACTCTTCATCACTCTCAGCATCATCTATCACTACAAAACTTACTGCGTACCTTACTGCTGCTAGTTTCCTGCAGATGTGGCATGTGGTTGACCGTTGTAATGAGCTTCTCCAAAAAAGTGGGGGATCCACAGCATCTACTGACTCTGTGGTTTCTGCCTCAGCTAACAGTGAAGCCTCCATTTCTCACACGAGTGGGGCCATCTTCCGACCCTTGTCCAATAGGTCTAGTGAAAATCAGTCTCCATCTTCATCAACAAATACTAATATCCAAGTTGGCCATTGTTCTTCCTGGGAGAATGTACTAGAACAGAGGACAGATACCTTAGGAAAGCAAGGTAGAACTCCTCCAAAGGACAGCACCTCCTCCACTTCATTTCAGAATCTGGCATCAGAGGCTAAGACTGACATCAGGCATATTAAAATTGAACCTTCCGAAGAGGAAGAGGAGTTTAAAATGGGAGACTGCAGCATAATATCAGATGCTAGCTGTAGCCCTAGACTTACCCTCTCCACTCCACTGTCCCAAACCTCGAGTAGTAACACACCTAGTGCACCAGTACTTGAAGAGCTAATGGAGTTATCTGTGGTCTCAGAATCCATTAGCCAAACTGTGAACAACTCAAGACTACAAAAGCCTGATTCTCAGAGGACAGCACAAACTGGCATTTTCATGGAATCAGCTAGTCATCCACTTCCTAGATCAGACTCTGGTTCATTTGCTGAAATTCCTGCAGTAGATTCTCAGGGTTTTTCCAGCCAGAAGCAAACTTGCCTTATAAATGGCCACCATCAAAACAATCATTTGGAATCGTCCACAGGGTTTTCTGTAACTCCTGGTAGTGTAAGCCAAACCAGTATTAGTACTGGTGGAGCCCATGGTCTTCCAGAAGAACTTACTTGTGGTGGTATGGATGCAATTAATAAACCTAATGCAAATGTTCACCATTTCCCAGAATTCTTTACTTCCAGCAATAGCACTCCTGGCTTTTTGAGTCAAAGTGGCTCAATACCGGCTGGACAGATTGACAGCAGATCCCCTGGAGAAACATTGAGTACTAGCAATAGCAACTGTCCACCTCCTTCTTCTGTGCCCTCTTTACTTCATGCACAAGTAGATAGGATCTCAAGGTTTGGAAAGCGGATTTTTGGGTGCCTTTGTGGTAAGAGATTCCCTGACAGGGGCCGGAGGGATCGTCATGTACTCTTGAAGTTGAGTGCACGACCATTTGGATGCTCCCAGTGCAACAAAAGTTTTAAACTGAAGCATCACCTTACTGAGCACATGATTGTACATATGGACAGACCTCTACATGCGTGTGATGGCTGTGGGAAGAAATTTAAGATGTTTGAGTGCTTTCAGCGGCATACAGAAAACTGTCAGCATCGAGTCAAGCAGCCTGACTGA